From Luteolibacter yonseiensis:
GCCGCAAGACGACCACCTCCACCGGCAGCGCCAGCGGCATCCTGACCCTGGGCGACAACGACCAGCAGAACCTCGCCCTCAGCGCCACCGGCAGCCCGCTGGTCATCGCCCGTTCCGACGCCGGCACCACGGGCACCGCCACCGGCACCCTGACCATCGGACATCTCGGATTTTCCAGTTCCATCACATCGACGAACAACAGCACCGCCATCCTGATCGGCACCGGAGCGGGGTCCGTCCAGCGGGCGGCGGGCACCCTGAACCTCGGTGCGGGATTCCTCACCATCACCACCACCGGAGCCGCCATCGCGGGGGATTCCGCCAACCTGCTGAACACCAGCACCCTGAAATTCAACGGCACCACGCTCATCGCCGGGGCGAGCAGCGGCAACTGGATCCACAGCCTCACCAACGCCCGGATCTCCGACGCAGGCCTGACGATCAACACGAACGGGGCGAACGTTACCGTCCCGCAAAGCCTGTCCCACGATCCCGCCGGTGCTGCCGCGGACGGAGGCCTGATCAAGGAATTCTCCGGCATCCTCACCCTCTCCGGGACCAACACCTACAGCGGCGACACCACGGTCAACGGCGGGATCCTCCACCTCTCGAAGATCGCGGCCCTGCCAGGCTTCGATACTCCGGGCCGGCTCGCCGTCGGGGAGGCCGGGGGCCTCGGCATGAACATCGGCGGCACCGGCGAGTTCACCTTCGCCCAGCTCGAGACCTACCGCACCGACGGCACTTTCACCGGCAACCACCATTCCCTCATCCTCGACATCACGAACGCCGGTGGCGAGCAGACCTACACGAGTGCGCGGACGGACATGGGGTCCTTCATCAAACGCGGCAGCCACAAGCTGACCCTCGGCCACGACGTGGACATGTGGGGTTCGCTCGAGGTCGGTCTCAACCAGAACGCGGGCACCCTCGCCATCGCCGCCGGGAAAGACTTCACCCAGGCGCCGTCCGATTTCACCGGTGTCGGCACGATGACCCTCGGCGTCGCCACCGGCTCGGCCAACTCGCTCGGCACGCTTGATGCCTCGGCCGCGGATGCGTTCAGCATGGAGGTGACGACCCTGCGCATGGGCATCACCACCGGCACGGGCACCGCCGGAGGGAATCTCTCGCTCCCCGCGAACTCCTCCGTCACCGCCCATACGGAAATCCTCATCTCGGACAGCAACAACACCTTCAACAACGTCAACAGCACGCTCACCACCGGAGCGGGCGGCACGGCGACGGTCCGCACGCCACGGCTTCTCGTCGGCCACGGAAAAGGCCGCGGATTCGTCAACGCGGGTGCGGGTTCCACCTTCGACCTCGCCTATCTCGACGGCGCCCGCACCGCGATGGAAGTGGGGAACAATCCCGTCAACGGCGGCAGCGGCCCATGGTCCGGCACCGCGAATTTCTCCACCGCGGTCTTCAAGGGCGGGCTCTCCAGCCTGCTCATCGGGGCCATCAACGCCACCGGCGCGACCTCGTCGGTGACGGGGGTGATGACGCTCTCCAACAATCCGCTCAACCATCTGGACATCGAAGGTCCCGGCACCACCGTCACCCTCGGCAGATACGCCGGAAACACCAGCGGAACCGCGACCGGCACGCTCACGCTCGGCAATCTCGATTCCGCCAGCGCGATCACCAGCACCACCAACGAGACCGCCATCCTCATCGCCACCGGCGGCGCGGCTGGCGCGGCGAAAGCCTCCGGCACGCTCAACCTCAACGGCGGCACCCTGACCATCACCACCACCGGCAGCGCCCTCCGTGGCGACACCGCCAATCCCGACAACGCCAGCACGGTGAATTTCAACGGCATCACCCTCAAGGCCGGTGCCTCCAGCTCCGACTGGATCGGGAACCTCAAGACCGCCAACCTCGCCGCCGGCGGCCTCACGCTCGATACCAACGGCTTCGACATCGCGGTCAGCCAGGCGTTCTCCGGCACCGGTCCTTTCACGAAGTCCGGCACCGGAACGCTCGCCTTCCATGACGTGAACTCCTACACCGGCAGCACCACCGTCGCCGCAGGCACGCTCACCCTCATCGATGAAGCGCTCTCCGATACCGCCGCCGTGACCGTGGCCGCCGGAGCCGTTCTCAATCTCGCCTACCCCTCCACCGTCGTCGATACCGTCCAGTCGCTTTCGCTTGGCGGCGAGCCCGCCGGCACCGGCATCTGGGGTGCCGTGGATTCCGGAGCTCCGAACACCAGTCCGCTGATCACCGGCACCGGACGGCTCAACGTCCTTACCGGACCCGCCGGCAACGATCCCTACCCCGCCTGGGCCGCCCAGATCCCGGCGCCCGACGAGCGCGATCGCGCGGACGACCCGGACCACGACGGCTTTTCCAATGGCGTGGAATATCTTTTCGGCACCTCTCCCGTCGCCGCGAACG
This genomic window contains:
- a CDS encoding beta strand repeat-containing protein, whose amino-acid sequence is MSKPFQNPGPSHLALRIAALSTLATIVPAAAATFTYTPASGTGDLWSAGTGWDAAPAGGTGTRLTFATAAPGPLANASTNDLPGEFFLNILDLSGTGPATGGASVTVNAVDPATGLTLATDVAAPVVNLDALAGDSGLAYRINPVLTLANDTTFTGAGTATFRFSGGIAGPGRSLTKAGTSQMALGGPSSLETLQVGFNTPGGKITAEAGSSLTVGTGTGVARIGATNSANATGALDLSAAASFAANVTELQVGVNFGGSAVTAEGALNLSPDNLITATTMVAIGRSGGNFNTPLATATTPDGSFTSINTPLLTIGQGKSNGSFTLGAGASLDINGFNGGRADLRVGHNDQSASGNWSGSADFSRGLFRGTLGAVSIGRKTTTSTGSASGILTLGDNDQQNLALSATGSPLVIARSDAGTTGTATGTLTIGHLGFSSSITSTNNSTAILIGTGAGSVQRAAGTLNLGAGFLTITTTGAAIAGDSANLLNTSTLKFNGTTLIAGASSGNWIHSLTNARISDAGLTINTNGANVTVPQSLSHDPAGAAADGGLIKEFSGILTLSGTNTYSGDTTVNGGILHLSKIAALPGFDTPGRLAVGEAGGLGMNIGGTGEFTFAQLETYRTDGTFTGNHHSLILDITNAGGEQTYTSARTDMGSFIKRGSHKLTLGHDVDMWGSLEVGLNQNAGTLAIAAGKDFTQAPSDFTGVGTMTLGVATGSANSLGTLDASAADAFSMEVTTLRMGITTGTGTAGGNLSLPANSSVTAHTEILISDSNNTFNNVNSTLTTGAGGTATVRTPRLLVGHGKGRGFVNAGAGSTFDLAYLDGARTAMEVGNNPVNGGSGPWSGTANFSTAVFKGGLSSLLIGAINATGATSSVTGVMTLSNNPLNHLDIEGPGTTVTLGRYAGNTSGTATGTLTLGNLDSASAITSTTNETAILIATGGAAGAAKASGTLNLNGGTLTITTTGSALRGDTANPDNASTVNFNGITLKAGASSSDWIGNLKTANLAAGGLTLDTNGFDIAVSQAFSGTGPFTKSGTGTLAFHDVNSYTGSTTVAAGTLTLIDEALSDTAAVTVAAGAVLNLAYPSTVVDTVQSLSLGGEPAGTGIWGAVDSGAPNTSPLITGTGRLNVLTGPAGNDPYPAWAAQIPAPDERDRADDPDHDGFSNGVEYLFGTSPVAANGGLVRSSTVGNNLIVRWNQRVGGGSYQLQQSATLAESPWPASPVVPAPAADQSGVPENYILQEASVPIDSPRKFVRVSGAEN